In Sphingomonas sp. JUb134, the sequence TACTTCGGGTGACAGCGTGATCGTCGCGGATGGGAACGGGGAGGACGTCCTCAAGGGCGACGCCGGCAATGATCGTCTGAACGGCACCCATGGCACGGACCGGATCAAGGGCGGGTCGGGCAACGACAATCTCGCCGGGCAGCAAGGCAACGACTATCTGCAGGGGGACGCCGGCGACGACATCCTCTTCGGCGGATCGGGAAGCGACTTCCTGTTCGGCGGATATGGCGCCGACAAGTTCGTCTTCGACGACTTCAATCACAGCGACGGCACGAACGACATCATCAAGGACTTCAAGTTGACGCAGGGCGACACGCTCCTGCTCAAGAACGGGGTGACGATCACCGCCGCGGTGATCACCGATCTTCCCGACAGCCTCTATGCCGACAATGAGCGGCCGGACATCCGAATCACCCTGACGTCGGACAACGGCTCGACCCAGCAGCTGTGGCTGGCGGACGTTATGACCGAGAAGGACAATGCGGCGCAGGACCGCCAGATCGCCGCGCTCGAGGATTATCTCGAGAGCCTGGGCTACACCGGCGGCCTCGCGTTCGCGGCGTGAGCGAGGCACCGGCACTCCGGCTGGTCTCGCAGGATATCGGCTCCGCCTCGCGCGGGGCCGGTATCCCGGCCGACCCCGAGCCGATGACGGCGCTCGAGACGCAGGTCGTGGTGCCGTGTCCGTTTTGCGACCGCCGGGAGGCGTGGGGCTGGGGATGCGAGAACGGCTATTCGGCGGTGAAGTGCGTCGGGTGCGGGCTCGTCTATGTCTCGCCACGCCCGGCCGACGAGACGATCAGCGAGGCGACGCGCACCGGCCAACACCGGCATGAGGTGGGCGCGATGTCGGTGGTCTACTCGCCCAGCCGCCGCAAGCTCGCCCGCTATCGCAACCGGATGCAGCGGGTGCTCGCGGGCGAGCTGGGGAACGATCCGGTGACCTGGCTCGACATCGGTTCCGGCTTCGGCGAACTGCTCGAGGCGTTGCGGGACGTGCTTCCTGCCGGCTCGCGGATCCGCGGAATCGAGCCCATGGCGGTCAAGGCGGCGCACGCGCGGGCCCGTGGGCTGCCGGTCACCTCCGAACCGCTTGCGCAGGTGACCGAGCGGTTCGACTTCGTGTCGCTGATCAACGTGTTCTCGCATTTGCCGGACCCCGGCAGTTTCCTCTCCGACCTGCGTCGGCTGGTGCGCCCCGGGGGCACGCTGGTGCTGATGACCGGCAATGGGGCCGAGCTCGACAGCGCGGACAGCTATCCCGACCGGCTCGCCCTGCCCGACCATCTGGTGTTCGCCGGGCGTCCGCAGCTCGACGCCTTCCTCGGCGAGGCGGGGTTCGAACCCTATCGTCGCGACCTGGTGCGGCTGGACACGGCCAGTTGGGCAGCCAAGGCTCTGATCAAGAAGACGCTCGGACAGCCGGTGCCGCTGGTGATCCCGTACCGCTCCCGGTTCCGGGACATGCTGTACCTCGCAAGGCGGGTGCGATGAGCGTTGCGCTGCGTGAGCGGCCGGAGGTCGACGCCGGTGCGGCCAGCGTGCCGATCGACTTCCTGGTGCTGGGCGCCCAGAAATGCGGCACCACCTGGATCCACCATGTGTTGAGCCAGCACCCCGGCGTCTTTATCCCGCCGGCCAAGGAACTGCACTTCTTCAACAAATCGTCGGCGCTTTCGCGAGGATGCGGCTGGTATGCGGACCAGTTCGCCGCTGCCGGGGCGGGACAGCTGCGTGGGGAGTGCACGCCGAATTACCTGTGGAATCACCTCGATCCCCGGGATCGGACGGTGCCGGGCGAGCACCATGATCTTGCGCCCAAGCTGGCCGAGCTGCGCCCGCAGCTGCGGCTGGTGGCGACGCTGCGCAACCCGGTCGATCGGGCAATCTCCGCCTTTCATCATCACATCAACCAGGGGCGGATCGCGCCGGACGCGCGGATCCTCGACCATCTCTGGACGCTGGGCATCGCCTCGATGGGCATGTACGCGCGCCACCTGCGGCACTGGATCGACGCGTTCGGGCGGGAGCCGCTGATGGTGCTGATCTATGAACAGGACGTCGCGCCCGACACGGTCAAGCCCGCGACGGCGCAGCGGCTGTTCGCGCACCTCGGCCTGGCACCGTTCGAGGTGCCGTCCCTCTACGAGCAGCTGAATGCCCGCCGAAGCTATCTGGCAATGCGGCTCGCGCGCCATTTGCCGCCTTCCGGACTGGCCGGGCGTGTGGTGCGTCGCGGAATCGATACGATAACGCCCGCGCGCGTGGATCGCCTGTTCCGATTCGCTGTGTCGAAGGAGGAGCGCGTGGAGCTTTCGAGACTGTTCGCCCCGCACCAGGCGGAGCTGGAGGCGTTGCTCGGGCGACCGATGCCGTGGGGGTGATGGCATCCAGCAGCCGGTCGGTCCCACCCGCCAGCGCTTCGCCATTGCACGAAGCGGTGTGGCAGGTTGGGTGGTTCCTATGCTCGGGCAGTCGCGCCATGGCGCGCCCGATCGCGGCATCCGGAACTGGCGTTCGGCACACTTGGCTCATCGATGCGGGACATGGCTCGCCGCTTGTGCGGCAACGGCGCCGCGATGGCGTGCGACTTGGAAGTCGCCAATGGCCGATCGGCTCATGCTGACAGCAGAGGGAGCGAAGGCGGTTCGCCCGGCAGTCAGAAGGATGGCACCGGAACGTCGATCAGCCGATGCGGCTCTCGGACGGCTCTCGAAGTACGGGCTGCGCGGTTTCCAGAAGGCTCCGGCGGATTGTTTAACGGGATAACCGGCGTGTCCGTCGCTTTGCGACACCTCGTAGGAGGCTGTCCCCGTGGCAGGACACGACGGTGACGGCGTCTAGCGCCAACTCCTTACGCGCACTCACGAGGACCGATCGGCGGCCGGCGCGGTACCGTTCGCCGCTGCGCCGAAGATCTGCCGCCGGCGACGGCATACGGTTTGTCGGGAACGGCGGCATAGCCCCAGGAGAACGGTTGAAAGAACGGCCACGGCGCACCAGCGTGGTAGCGCTCGCCGAGAGGATGCACCCGCGAATCGGTCCCGCCTCGTAAACACCGCGTCAGGGCACGTGAAGGCGTTTGCGGCCGCCATGTACGCCTAGGCGCTTCGACGTCTGTTGACGCAACATCAGCCGGTCTGCGGCGCTTCGGCTCGGCTCGGCTCGGCTCGGCTCGGCTCGGCTCGGCGCGCTAAGCTTGGCCGAGGCCTCCACATCATCGTTGAAACCACTCCGTTGCCCACGCCGTCAGGCCAAGCAGTCGGGCGACCGGCCGCGACGGTGCGCGGGTGGCCTCAAGGCTTCGTCGGCGCAGGGGTGAGGCGGCGGACGTGCAGCCCCTTGGCGGCGAGGGCGTCCTGGAGCGATCCGGGGCCGACGAGGTGGCCGGTGCCCACTGCCATGAAGACACGGCCCGGTCGGTCCATGCGCCGCGTGACCCAGTTCGCCCAGGCGGCGTTCCGGTCGGCGAGCACGCGCTGCTGCACGGCGTCCGAGGTCTGGCGCAGGTCGTGGGCGATGATCGCGGCGAGGGTGTCGGTATCGCCGCGGCTCCACGCCTCGGCCGTGCGGCGCATGAGATCGGCGGCGGCATCCTGCCCGTCGAGGACGCGCGTCAGCATCGCGATCTGCTCGGCCTCCGGCAGTTGGTCGAACATCGCGATCTGGTCGCGCTGGGTCTCCAGGCCCTCGATCGGCTTGCCCGCACGCCGTGCGGACGCGGTGAGCACGGCCTCCACGCCCGCTTCCCGGCTGTAGCCGGTCCGGCGGAGCGGCAGGATCGAGAGCGAAGTCGCCGCTAGCCACGGGTCCATGCGGTCGAACGCCCCTTCCGGATAGCCGGCTGCGCGCGTCGCGGCGGCCAGCTTCTCCGCATAGCCGGGGGGCAGGCGTTCCGGAAGCGGAGGCGCATCGGCCGGGGGCGCCACGCGGCGGAGTGCCGCCTGCACCTCCCCCTCGGGCGGGGCGACCAGTTCGAGCACCAGCGTGTCGCTCTCCTCGAATGCGCGGCGTACCGGCCCCTGGAACCAGGCGAGATCCGGGTGCAGCTCGTGCACCGATCCGAACAGATAGACGATGGTGTCGGCATCCCGCACCGCCCACAGCGCCGGCTGCGGCGGCGGTCCTGCCGGGCGCGCGGCAGGGCCGGCGAAGAACAGGACGAAGGCGGCCAGGAGCAGGCGGACGAGCGGCATGCCGGTGTTCTTAGAGGCTGGCGCGCGCGAGCAGAAGCGGGCGGATGTGCCGACGGCAGCATTGTCGCCGACGCGGTGCGAATTTCGCGCGATATGTGCTTTGTCAACCGAAGGTTCGGGGTCGTCGGCCTCGGGCTGCGCCAATCCAGCTTTTCCGGAAGGGGAAGCTCATGCACGGATGGTGAATTGGGCGGGAAGCGAACCGAGAGCTTTTTGGGCGGCAACGACGCGTAGCGGACATCCATCCGTTGCGGAACATAGAAGGCTCGGCCAAGAGCCGGCTGCTACTAATCGGAAGCGCTAACATGACGGTTCGCCAAGCCACCATCGCCGATCTGGACACTCTCGTTCCGTTGTTTGATGCGTACCGCCAGTTTTACGGACAGCCTTCAAATCCCGCTGCTGCACGAACATTCTTGAAGGACCGATTGGAGCACCAGCAGTCCGTCATCCTGCTTGCACGCAAGGACGGGCGCGACGTCGGCTTTGCGCAGCTTTATCCGAGCTTCTCGTCTGTCAGACTATCTCGAACCTTCATCCTCAATGACCTGTTTGTCACACCCGACGCGCGTGCGTCTGGCTTTGGCAGGATCCTGCTCGATGCTGCCTGCACCTATGGCCGGCAGATTGGCGCGGCACGGTTGTCGCTCTCAACCGCGGCCGACAACGCGAAGGCTCAATCCTTATATGAGCGCGCTGGCTGGACGCGGGATACCGAGTTCTATGCTTACGACTTCGCGCTGACCTGACGGCGGTTCAGGTCTATGCGCCAAGGCCGGAATCGGGTTCAGCGTCGATGCTCAATCCGCACTTCGGACAGGGATCTATCACCCACGGCTAGAAGACCGCGCCGCGCTGGTTGATGAGTCGTGTTGGACATGGTCGGCGTCTGATGGAGCCACCCCGGGAGGCGGCCAGCGGGAAACCTCTAAAACGGGTGTTTGCGCCTCGCCGCCCTTGGCCCGCGCTTCCCGGCACGGCAGCCGCACGGCGGTATCGCCACCTGCCGACGCTCCCGGAGAGGCTCGATGCTTGACCCCTTTCGGGTCATGGGTCAAAGCGCGGCCGTGTCCGAGCCACTCAGCTTCCAGCGCATGATCCTCACGCTCCATGACTATTGGAGCGATCGGGGCTGTCTCATCCTCCAGCCGTACGACATGGAGATGGGCGCCGGCACCTTCCACACCGCCACGACGCTGCGCGCGCTGGGGCCGGAGCCGTGGAACGCCGCGTTCGTCCAGCCGTGCCGCCGTCCGACCGACGGGCGCTATGGCGAGAACCCGAACCGGCTGCAGCATTACTACCAGTATCAGGTGATCCTGAAGCCGAGCCCGGCGGACCTGCAGGAGCTGTACCTCGGCTCGCTGGCGGCGATCGGCATCGACTTCACCCGCCACGACATCCGCTTCGTGGAGGACGACTGGGAGTCGCCGACGCTGGGCGCCTGGGGCCTGGGTTGGGAAGTCTGGTGCGACGGGATGGAAGTCACCCAGTTCACCTATTTCCAGCAGATGGGCGGGTTCGACTGCAAGCCGGTGGCGGGCGAGCTGACCTACGGGCTCGAGCGGCTGGCCATGTACATCCAGAACAAGGATTCGGTGTACGACCTGGCGTTCAACGACGCGGGCGTCACCTATGGCGAGGTGTTCCACGAGAACGAGGTCCAGATGTCGACCTGGAACTTCGAGGTCGCCGACACCGACACGCTGTTCGACCAGTTCCGCAAGGCCGCGGCCGAGTGCGAGCGCTGCCTCGCCGCGGGCCTGCCGATCCCGGCGTACGAGCAGGCGATCAAGGCCAGCCACACCTTCAACCTGCTGCAGGCGCGCGGCGTGATCTCGGTCGCGGAGCGCCAGGCTTATATCGGCCGGGTGCGGGACCTGGCGAAGGGTGCGTGCGCCAAGTGGATCGAGAAGAAGACGCCCGAATGGCAGGCGCGCTTTCCGGGGTGGACGGCATGATACGTGACGCGAAGATCCTCTCTTGGAAGGAGAGGGGGACCAGCGCAGCTGGTGGAGAGGTACTTCCCACCCGCGATGCGCTCGCCTGCGGCCGATACCCCTCCACCATGCTTTGCATGGTCCCCCTCCCCTTGCAGGGGAGGAACTGAGATGTCTGATTTTCTTCTCGAACTCCGCTCGGAGGAAATCCCGGCGCGCATGCAGGAGCGGGCGCGCGAGGACCTGGCCAAGCTGTTCGCCGCCGAACTCGGCAAGGCCGGGCTGAAGGCGGCGGAAATCGTCACCTATGCGAGCCCGCGCCGGCTGGCGCTGATCGCGCGCGGGCTGCCGCTCGCGACCGAGGCGGTCCGCGAGGAAGTGAAGGGGCCGCGTGCCTCCGCGCCGCCGCAGGCGCTGGAGGGCTTCCTGCGCAAGACGGGCCTCACGCGCGAGGACCTGGTGGAGCGGGACGGCGTGCTGTTCGCCGTCACCGACAAGCCGGGCCGTGCGACGGCCGAAGTGCTGGCCGAGGCCGTTCCGGCGGTCGTTCGGGCCTTTCCCTGGCCCACGGCGATGCGCTGGGGCGCGCCCTCGGTATCGACCGAGAGCCCGCGCTGGGTGCGTCCGCTGCAGGGCATCGTCGCGCTGCTCGACGACACGGTGGTGCCGTTCGAAGTGTTCGGCGTCACCTCCGGTGCAGCGACGCTCGGCCATCGCTTCCATCATCCCGGTGCCATCACCATCGGATCGGCGCACGACTATGTCGAGAAGCTGCGCGCCTGCCACGTCATCGTCGACGGGGCGGAGCGCCGCGCGAGCATTGCGGTGGGCGCCAAGCTCGCGGCGCAGGGCGCGGGGCTGACGCTGGTCGAGGACGAGGGGCTGCTGTTCGAGAACGCCGGCCTCACCGAATTCCCGATGCCGCTGCTCGGCCGGTTCGACGCAAGCTACCTGTCGGTGCCGCCCGAGGTGATCCAGCTCACCGCGCGCGTGAACCAGAAGTATTTCGTCTGCCGCGACGCCGAGGGCAAGCTCGCCGACGCGTTCGTCTGCACCGCCAACATCGATGCCGAGGACGGCGGCGACAAGATCGTCGAGGGCAATCGCAAGGTGCTGGCGGCACGGCTGTCGGACGCCAAGTTCTTCTACGAGACCGACCTCAAGACGCGGCTGGAGGACCTCACCCCCAAGCTGGAAAAGATCGTCTTCCACGAGAAGCTCGGCACCGTCGCCGACAAGGTCGACCGGGTGGCGAAGCTCGCGCGCTGGCTGGTGGAGCAGGGCATCGTCGGGGCGCGCGAGGCGCCGGCGCATGTCGAGCTGCCGCTCGATCCGTCGTCCTCGCCGATCGACGCACGCGACATCGCTGCGGGCACGGTGAGCGCCGATCGCGCGCGGCTGGCCGACATGGCCGAACGCGCGGCGCGGCTTGCCAAGGCGGACCTCGTCACCGGCATGGTCGGCGAGTTCCCGGAGCTGCAGGGCCTGATGGGCGGCTATTATGCCGCCGCGCAGGGCGAACCGGCGGAAGTCGCCGAGGCGATCCGCGACCATTACAAGCCGGTCGGGCAGGGCGATGACGTGCCGACCGCGCCGGTGGCGGTGGCGGTCGCGCTGGCGGACAAGCTCGACAGCATTACGCAATTCTTCGGCGTGGACCTCAAGCCGAGCGGCTCCAAGGATCCGTTCGCGCTGCGGCGCTCGGCGCTTGGCGTCATCGCCCTGCTGCTCGACAACAAGCTGCGGCTGCCTCTGTCGCAGGTCGCAGGCGAGGACGTGCTCGACTTCTTCGCCGATCGCCTGAAGGTGCAGCAGCGCGAGGCGGGGGTTCGCCACGACCTGATCGACGCGGTGTTTGCGCTGGGCGGTGAGGACGATCTCGTCCGGCTGCTGGCGCGGGTGCATGCGTTGCAGGGGTTCGTGACCACCGAGGACGGCACCAACCTGCTCGCCGGCTACAAGCGTGCGGCCAACATCCTGAAGAAGGAGGGCTACACCACCCCCGATCACCCGCGTACCCCGGCGGAGGCCGGGGCCCAGGCCCGCACTCTCCCGGATCACGCCGCGCGTGAGTCCCTGGACCCCGGCCTTCGCCGGGGTACGGAAGAAGAAGGGACGGCGGAAGCCCCTGCGGCCGCGCTGGGCCAGCGCCGCAGCGTTGCCGCCAATGCGCCGGACGCGACCGACGCCTCGGTTCCGACCGGCAGCACCGGCACCCCCGGCAACCTGCGCCACCAGGACGAGGAGGCCAACCAGGCGGTCGACCGCCAGGGCACGACCGAGCACGATGGCACGGCGCACCCCTTTGCCGGCGGCCAGCCTGACGGCATTCCCCAGACCGGCGAGGAGGACCCGCTGGTCGAGGTGGAGCAGGGCGAATTCACCGGCTCCGTCGCCGCCTTCGCCCGCAGCGAGCGTGCGCAGTCGCTCTCCTACGAGCCGGAGCCGGCCGAGGACGCGCTGATGGCGGCCCTCGACGTTGCCGAGCCGCGCGCGGCCAAGGCGATCGCCGACGAGGATTTCGAGGGCGCGATGGCGGCACTCGCGTCGCTGCGTGCGCCGATCGATGCCTTCTTCGACAAGGTGACCGTCAACGACGCCGATCCCGCCAAGCGCACGGCACGGCTCGCGTTGCTGGCGCGGGTGCGGGCGGCGGTGCATCGCGTGGCCGATTTCTCCCGGATCGAAGGATAGCGGACAGCCCGATGCGCTGATGCTATCCTTCGCCCGAAGGTCTGGTTTGTGATCCTCCTCCCCAGGGAACGCACTCCAACCCACGCAAGGAACCACGATGACGCAGTATGTGTACCGTTTTGGCGGCGGAGTTTCGGACGGGGGCTCCGGCGACAAGACGCTGCTCGGCGGCAAGGGCGCCAACCTCGCGGAAATGGCGTCGATCGGCCTGCCGGTGCCGCCGGGGTTCACCATCTCCACCCAGATGTGCACGCGCTATTATGAGGAGGGGCAGAGCTTCCCCGATTCCCTGCGCGACGAGGTTGCCCAGGGGATCGCGCACATCGAGGGCGTGACCGGCAAGACGTTCGGCGACGCGGCCGATCCGCTGCTGGTGTCGGTCCGTTCCGGCGCGCGCGTGTCGATGCCGGGCATGATGGACACGGTGCTGAACCTGGGCCTCAACGATCAGACGGTCGAGGGGCTGGCGACCGCGTCGGGCGACGCGCGCTTCGCCTGGGACAGCTATCGCCGCTTCATCCAGATGTATTCCGACGTCGTCCTAGAGCTCGATCACGGCCGCTTCGAGGAAGCGCTGGAGATCGCCAAGGAGGACAACGGCTACAACCTCGACACCGAACTGACCGCCGAGGACTGGCAGAAGCTGGTCGCCGAATACAAGGCGCTGGTCGAGGAACTGTGGGGCAAGCCGTTCCCGCAGGACGTGCACGATCAGCTGTGGGGCGCGATCGGCGCGGTGTTCGGATCGTGGCAGGCGGAGCGCGCCAAGGTCTATCGCCGGCTGAACAACATCCCGGGTGACTGGGGCACCGCCGTCAACGTGCAGGCGATGGTGTTCGGCAACATGGGCGACACCTCGGCCACCGGAGTCGCCTTCACGCGCAACCCGGCGACCGGCGAGAACGCCTATTATGGCGAGTTCCTGATCAACGCGCAGGGCGAGGACGTGGTCGCAGGCATCCGCACGCCGCAGTACCTTACCAAGGCAGCGCGCGAAGGCGCGGGCGCCAAGCCGCTGTCGATGGAAGAGGCGATGCCGGACGCCTATGGCGAGCTGGCGGCGGTGTTCGACCGGCTGGAGCGGCATTACCGCGACATGCAGGACATCGAGTTCACGGTGCAGCAGGGCAAGCTCTGGATGCTCCAGACCCGCTCGGGCAAGCGCACCGCCAAGGCCGCCCTCAAGATCGGCATCGACATGGCCGAAGAGGGGCTGATCACGCGCGAGGAAGCCGTCGCGCGCGTCGATCCGGCGGCACTCGACCAGCTGCTCCACCCGACGCTCGATCCGGATGCGCCGCGCGACGTGCTGACCAAGGGGCTGCCGGCCTCGCCGGGTGCCGCTTCGGGCGTGGCCGTGTTCGACAGCGAGACCGCCGAACGCCGTTCCGCCACCGGCGAGCCGGTGATCCTGGTGCGCGTCGAGACCAGCCCCGAGGACATTCACGGCATGCACGCGGCCAAGGGCATCCTGACGGCGCGCGGCGGCATGACCAGCCACGCGGCGGTGGTCGCCCGCGGCATGGGGCGGCCGTGCGTGTCGGGTGCAGGCTCGCTCGCGATCGACAGCCGTGCGCGCGTGATGCGCGTCGGCACGCGGGAGATCCGCGAGGGCGACACGCTCACCATCGACGGCTCGACCGGCGAGGTGATGGCGGGTTCGGTGCCGACCGTGCAGCCAGAGCTTGCCGGTGACTTCGGCACGCTGATGGAATGGGCCGACGGCGTCCGCCGCCTGAAGGTGCGCGCCAATGCCGAGACGCCGCTCGACTGCCGGACGGCACGCGACTTCGGTGCCGAGGGCATCGGCCTTTGCCGCACCGAGCACATGTTCTTCGAGGGCAGCCGCATTACGGCCGTGCGCCAGATGATCCTGGCGGAGGACGAGAAGGGTCGCCGCGCGGCACTTGACAAGCTGCTGCCGGAGCAGCGCCGCGACTTCATCGAGATCTTCGAGGTGATGGCGGGGCTGCCCTGCACGATCCGCCTGCTCGATCCGCCGCTGCACGAGTTCCTGCCGCACCAGGAGGCGGAGTTCGCCGAGGTCGCATCGGCCGCCGGCGTGGGCGTCGAGCAGCTCAAGCGCCGGGCTGCAGAACTCCACGAGTTCAACCCGATGCTCGGCCATCGCGGCTGCCGGCTGGGCGTGACCTACCCTGAAATCTACGAGATGCAGGCGCGCGCCATCTTCGAGGCGGCGTGCGAGGTCGCGGAGAAATCGGGCGAGGCGCCGATCCCGGAGGTGATGATCCCCCTGGTCGGCACGCGCAAGGAACTGGAGCTGATGAAGGCGGTCGTCGACAAGGCGGCTGAGGCCGTGTTTGCCGAGAAGGGCCGCACGATCGAGTATCTGGTCGGTACCATGATCGAGCTGCCGCGCGCGGCGCTCAAGGCGGGCGAGATCGCCGAGGTGGGCGAGTTCTTCTCCTTCGGTACCAACGACCTGACGCAGACGACGCTGGGCGTCAGTCGCGACGATGCCGCGCGCTTCCTGGGCGTCTATGTCGACAAGGGCATCTATGCGCGCGATCCGTTCGTGAGCCTGGACGTCGACGGCGTGGGCGAGTTGATCGAGATCGCGGCGGAGCGCGGGCGCAAGACGCGGCCGAACATCAAGCTCGGCATCTGCGGCGAGCATGGCGGCGATCCGGCCTCCATCGCTTTCTGCGAGAAGGCTGGTCTCGACTATGTCTCGGCGTCGCCGTACCGCGTGCCGATCGCGCGGCTGGCGGCGGCACAAGCCGCGCTGAACGCCCAGGCATGAGCATGCGCCGCCCGGGCGAGGGGCAGAAGCTGACGCGGGAGGGGTTCGACCGGATCGGGCCCTTCCACCCCTATGTCGTCTGGGCGGCGATCCTGCTGTTCGACCTGCTGGTGGTGCTCGGGATCCTGGCGGCACTCACCATGGCGGGTGATCGGATCGAGGACCGGCTCTGGCCCGGTGGCACGGAGTGGGTGACGATCTAGGACGGCACCCGGTCGCCTTCTTCAACGGTACCCCGGCGTAGGCGGGGGCCCAGCTTCGATGGGATCGGGTTGGATTGCCAACGCCTGCTTTCCCAACTGGGCCCCGGCCTTCGCCGGGGTACGGTTGTGTGTAAGGGCGAGATTGTCACCCCAACCGCTGCCAAGGGATTGTCGGGAGGACGTTCTTACCCCCAGCGGCGGACGTGCTCGTCGTCGCGGCCTTCGCGGATCATCGCGGCCTGCTCGCGCCAGCCTTCGCGGGCGATGGTGCCGGGGGCGAGGCGGAGCTGGACTTCGAGGGTCTGCTCGTCCTCGGCGGTCATCGTCTCGATGCCCTTGAAGGTCTTGATGCCGCGATCGTTGAGCTCGCGTTCACGGACTTCGTCGATGCCGCGGATGCGCGACAGATT encodes:
- a CDS encoding calcium-binding protein, producing MAYYNGTSGDSVIVADGNGEDVLKGDAGNDRLNGTHGTDRIKGGSGNDNLAGQQGNDYLQGDAGDDILFGGSGSDFLFGGYGADKFVFDDFNHSDGTNDIIKDFKLTQGDTLLLKNGVTITAAVITDLPDSLYADNERPDIRITLTSDNGSTQQLWLADVMTEKDNAAQDRQIAALEDYLESLGYTGGLAFAA
- a CDS encoding methyltransferase domain-containing protein, translating into MSEAPALRLVSQDIGSASRGAGIPADPEPMTALETQVVVPCPFCDRREAWGWGCENGYSAVKCVGCGLVYVSPRPADETISEATRTGQHRHEVGAMSVVYSPSRRKLARYRNRMQRVLAGELGNDPVTWLDIGSGFGELLEALRDVLPAGSRIRGIEPMAVKAAHARARGLPVTSEPLAQVTERFDFVSLINVFSHLPDPGSFLSDLRRLVRPGGTLVLMTGNGAELDSADSYPDRLALPDHLVFAGRPQLDAFLGEAGFEPYRRDLVRLDTASWAAKALIKKTLGQPVPLVIPYRSRFRDMLYLARRVR
- a CDS encoding sulfotransferase domain-containing protein, with the translated sequence MSVALRERPEVDAGAASVPIDFLVLGAQKCGTTWIHHVLSQHPGVFIPPAKELHFFNKSSALSRGCGWYADQFAAAGAGQLRGECTPNYLWNHLDPRDRTVPGEHHDLAPKLAELRPQLRLVATLRNPVDRAISAFHHHINQGRIAPDARILDHLWTLGIASMGMYARHLRHWIDAFGREPLMVLIYEQDVAPDTVKPATAQRLFAHLGLAPFEVPSLYEQLNARRSYLAMRLARHLPPSGLAGRVVRRGIDTITPARVDRLFRFAVSKEERVELSRLFAPHQAELEALLGRPMPWG
- a CDS encoding TraB/GumN family protein codes for the protein MPLVRLLLAAFVLFFAGPAARPAGPPPQPALWAVRDADTIVYLFGSVHELHPDLAWFQGPVRRAFEESDTLVLELVAPPEGEVQAALRRVAPPADAPPLPERLPPGYAEKLAAATRAAGYPEGAFDRMDPWLAATSLSILPLRRTGYSREAGVEAVLTASARRAGKPIEGLETQRDQIAMFDQLPEAEQIAMLTRVLDGQDAAADLMRRTAEAWSRGDTDTLAAIIAHDLRQTSDAVQQRVLADRNAAWANWVTRRMDRPGRVFMAVGTGHLVGPGSLQDALAAKGLHVRRLTPAPTKP
- a CDS encoding GNAT family N-acetyltransferase, which encodes MTVRQATIADLDTLVPLFDAYRQFYGQPSNPAAARTFLKDRLEHQQSVILLARKDGRDVGFAQLYPSFSSVRLSRTFILNDLFVTPDARASGFGRILLDAACTYGRQIGAARLSLSTAADNAKAQSLYERAGWTRDTEFYAYDFALT
- a CDS encoding glycine--tRNA ligase subunit alpha, with the protein product MILTLHDYWSDRGCLILQPYDMEMGAGTFHTATTLRALGPEPWNAAFVQPCRRPTDGRYGENPNRLQHYYQYQVILKPSPADLQELYLGSLAAIGIDFTRHDIRFVEDDWESPTLGAWGLGWEVWCDGMEVTQFTYFQQMGGFDCKPVAGELTYGLERLAMYIQNKDSVYDLAFNDAGVTYGEVFHENEVQMSTWNFEVADTDTLFDQFRKAAAECERCLAAGLPIPAYEQAIKASHTFNLLQARGVISVAERQAYIGRVRDLAKGACAKWIEKKTPEWQARFPGWTA
- the glyS gene encoding glycine--tRNA ligase subunit beta, with product MSDFLLELRSEEIPARMQERAREDLAKLFAAELGKAGLKAAEIVTYASPRRLALIARGLPLATEAVREEVKGPRASAPPQALEGFLRKTGLTREDLVERDGVLFAVTDKPGRATAEVLAEAVPAVVRAFPWPTAMRWGAPSVSTESPRWVRPLQGIVALLDDTVVPFEVFGVTSGAATLGHRFHHPGAITIGSAHDYVEKLRACHVIVDGAERRASIAVGAKLAAQGAGLTLVEDEGLLFENAGLTEFPMPLLGRFDASYLSVPPEVIQLTARVNQKYFVCRDAEGKLADAFVCTANIDAEDGGDKIVEGNRKVLAARLSDAKFFYETDLKTRLEDLTPKLEKIVFHEKLGTVADKVDRVAKLARWLVEQGIVGAREAPAHVELPLDPSSSPIDARDIAAGTVSADRARLADMAERAARLAKADLVTGMVGEFPELQGLMGGYYAAAQGEPAEVAEAIRDHYKPVGQGDDVPTAPVAVAVALADKLDSITQFFGVDLKPSGSKDPFALRRSALGVIALLLDNKLRLPLSQVAGEDVLDFFADRLKVQQREAGVRHDLIDAVFALGGEDDLVRLLARVHALQGFVTTEDGTNLLAGYKRAANILKKEGYTTPDHPRTPAEAGAQARTLPDHAARESLDPGLRRGTEEEGTAEAPAAALGQRRSVAANAPDATDASVPTGSTGTPGNLRHQDEEANQAVDRQGTTEHDGTAHPFAGGQPDGIPQTGEEDPLVEVEQGEFTGSVAAFARSERAQSLSYEPEPAEDALMAALDVAEPRAAKAIADEDFEGAMAALASLRAPIDAFFDKVTVNDADPAKRTARLALLARVRAAVHRVADFSRIEG
- the ppdK gene encoding pyruvate, phosphate dikinase, producing the protein MTQYVYRFGGGVSDGGSGDKTLLGGKGANLAEMASIGLPVPPGFTISTQMCTRYYEEGQSFPDSLRDEVAQGIAHIEGVTGKTFGDAADPLLVSVRSGARVSMPGMMDTVLNLGLNDQTVEGLATASGDARFAWDSYRRFIQMYSDVVLELDHGRFEEALEIAKEDNGYNLDTELTAEDWQKLVAEYKALVEELWGKPFPQDVHDQLWGAIGAVFGSWQAERAKVYRRLNNIPGDWGTAVNVQAMVFGNMGDTSATGVAFTRNPATGENAYYGEFLINAQGEDVVAGIRTPQYLTKAAREGAGAKPLSMEEAMPDAYGELAAVFDRLERHYRDMQDIEFTVQQGKLWMLQTRSGKRTAKAALKIGIDMAEEGLITREEAVARVDPAALDQLLHPTLDPDAPRDVLTKGLPASPGAASGVAVFDSETAERRSATGEPVILVRVETSPEDIHGMHAAKGILTARGGMTSHAAVVARGMGRPCVSGAGSLAIDSRARVMRVGTREIREGDTLTIDGSTGEVMAGSVPTVQPELAGDFGTLMEWADGVRRLKVRANAETPLDCRTARDFGAEGIGLCRTEHMFFEGSRITAVRQMILAEDEKGRRAALDKLLPEQRRDFIEIFEVMAGLPCTIRLLDPPLHEFLPHQEAEFAEVASAAGVGVEQLKRRAAELHEFNPMLGHRGCRLGVTYPEIYEMQARAIFEAACEVAEKSGEAPIPEVMIPLVGTRKELELMKAVVDKAAEAVFAEKGRTIEYLVGTMIELPRAALKAGEIAEVGEFFSFGTNDLTQTTLGVSRDDAARFLGVYVDKGIYARDPFVSLDVDGVGELIEIAAERGRKTRPNIKLGICGEHGGDPASIAFCEKAGLDYVSASPYRVPIARLAAAQAALNAQA